A part of Solea solea chromosome 8, fSolSol10.1, whole genome shotgun sequence genomic DNA contains:
- the gas1a gene encoding growth arrest-specific protein 1a — MAAADALTRSVCRSVSALSCVLLFFGYFSVASPSHGRRLICWQAILNCQAEPECNYAYDHYSRACGPVLSGERKKCPSHCISSLVQLNLTKNGPALEDCSCAHDAMCTSTKRAIEPCLPRTTSTGCTEARRQCERDQQCSSAMHDYLNHCGKLFSGAVCTNACRNVIANMRKTPKGQQLDTCMCDGTERAICEFVKSSMKALCFDSAEKVEASGDLGIDQEYEDDILYPDYFEELESGASLPVSRCVLTLLASILALLPLI, encoded by the coding sequence ATGGCAGCCGCTGACGCACTGACACGGAGCGTCTGTAGATCCGTGTCGGCTCTGAgttgtgtacttttgtttttcGGCTACTTCTCCGTGGCCTCGCCGTCCCACGGTCGGCGGCTGATATGCTGGCAAGCCATCCTGAACTGCCAAGCCGAACCCGAATGCAATTACGCATACGATCATTACTCGCGCGCCTGTGGCCCCGTGCTCAGCGGCGAGAGGAAGAAGTGTCCCAGCCACTGCATCTCCTCGCTGGTGCAGCTCAACCTCACCAAAAACGGCCCGGCGCTGGAGGACTGCAGCTGCGCGCATGACGCGATGTGCACGAGCACCAAACGGGCCATCGAGCCGTGTCTGCCCAGGACTACCAGCACTGGCTGCACGGAGGCGCGGCGCCAGTGCGAGAGGGACCAGCAGTGCAGCTCCGCGATGCACGATTATCTGAACCATTGCGGGAAACTTTTCAGCGGCGCCGTGTGCACCAATGCATGCAGGAATGTGATCGCCAACATGCGTAAAACACCCAAGGGTCAGCAGCTGGACACTTGCATGTGCGACGGGACGGAGCGAGCCATCTGTGAGTTTGTGAAGAGCAGCATGAAGGCGCTGTGCTTCGACTCTGCAGAGAAGGTCGAGGCCAGCGGAGACTTGGGCATCGATCAAGAGTACGAAGATGACATTTTGTATCCGGACTATTTTGAGGAGCTTGAGAGCGGAGCCTCTCTTCCAGTCTCTCGCTGCGTTTTGACCCTGCTGGCATCCATTTTGGCTCTCCTGCCCCTCATTTAA